The genomic window TAAGACCGAAGCTTCCAGACATCCTGCCTTCTAGATTTTTCTGACCCAAGAAGgagttctgtctgcctctcaggcTTGCTGATGCTACATTTTAGGCACCATTTCTTCCCTTTCAAGCCCTAACCCCTTTGCAAAAATTAAGTCAGAAATTAGAAATGTTACTGTGCTAACGACAGGTTGAGCATAACTTTTATAAGAACCCCCACTTACCTTAATAAAAAATCTACTGGGATAGGGTCCCTGCGGCTTAGGAGCAGAGCGTGGACCAGAAATAGCAACACTGGTTTGGAAAGCTCAGGCCGGGATGAACTCCTCTGATCTGGAGGAAGGCGCAAAAGCTCATTCTGCCCTGGAGTCGGCTTTGGGCAAAATCTCCAAAAGAACAACTGTGGATGTGGAAGGCAATTTGAAATCAGCACCGCAGCGGGGACTAGCGTACTCTCTGACGTGATTAAAAGTTTGGAAACAGATGGTGCAAAGTTAGGAAACTTCCTATACTTCTGGGACAGCGTCCCCAAGGTCCAGTCACGCGGGGGGCACCCAGGAAGGCttcttcccccacctcctccttctgCTTTGCTTGTTGGAACTTTGCACACTTAGGCCGCCGAAGGACATCGGGAACGCACCTCCATGTCCTTCTACAGTTTCTGCAAACCTCCAGATGCCAAGAATTCTTGATGGGACCCGGCCCCAGTCAACAACGTAACTGTAAAAGGCCTGGAAGCAGAAGATCCAGCTAATCTGTGATATCAGCCGATCTTGACACACAGAAATGTTAGACAATTACTCTGGCTAACTACCTGAGACTGGAATCGCTCATTGGGTCATACCATCAGTATatgccaagattttttttttttaattttatttacgtgtgtgtgtgtgtgtgtgtgtgagagagagagagagagagagagagagagagagagagagaaatagaattcTCTTTTGCTGACctcctctccaaatgcccacaatagctggggttggcctgggctgaaaccaggagctgggacttcaatccaggtctcccacatggtggcaggaccccagtgtctggggccgtcactgctgcccctcaaggtctgcattaacagagagATGGAATCGTGACccagagccagggatcaaactCAATCAATGCTCTGAAATAAGACACAGGTATCCTAACACCTACACCAActacaaacacctgcccctgtgcctAGTTTCAGAAGAAATTCACAGCTCTTTTGCCAAAACATTTATATCTTTTTAGCCTACAACCAGTAACTTTTGAGAATTCTAGTGGCACCACCAAGTTGTCAACATTTGGTGGTGTCCACCTTAAATTTTAGCCACTCTGGTTGATGTGTACTGGTATCTCGtggtggttttaatttacattttccttgtaactaatgatattgaacactttttcatgtgcctattggcaattcatatatttttctttgtgaattatCTATTCAAGTCTTTGATCtactattatcatttttaatattgttttaagaaatatttttgtataaagtcctttgtcagatatgtgTATTGTAAATATTCTCCCAGTCTGGGGCttggatatttattttctcaaagatttatttatttattgaaaaatcagagttacaacaagatagggagagacagagagggagagagagggagagagagggagagagagggagagagagggagagagagggagagggagagggagagggagagggagagagagagagagagagagagagagagagatggagagagagaaatggagagagagagagagaagggggggtatatttcatccagtggttcactccccaaatggctgaaatgaccagggctggactaggccaaagccaggagccaggagcttcctccaagtctcccatgtgggtgcaggaacccaagcacttgggccatcctctgctgctttcccaggagcattaacagggagctggatcaaagtggagcagcctggactcgaactggtgtatgggatgctggcgctgcagaatgtggcttcacccactatgccacagcgccggtccctttAATATTCAACTTCTCAATAGTGTCTTTTGCTGAACAGATGTTCTACATTTTGATCAATTCTattaattttcctcttttttgattattattttccatttatttaagaaatttttgcctACCCTCAGTCACAGTTTTCCATGTCTTATTataaaagttttatagttttagcttttGTCTAAATCTATGGTctataatgaattaattttttatgtaATGTGGGTTAGcaattgaagtttatttttttccatatggATATTCAAGTGTCCCAGCACTTgaataaattcaaatttattgaatttttctcCCTTCATTGAATTActttggcacctttgtcaaagatcaagtGACCATATAGAGGGGATATACTTGCCTATTCTATTCCTTTGATCAACCTACTTTTTCCCCCCGTGGGAAAAAATGCCCAGTATCATTTAGATGTGATCCTTATACTTTTATATTAAGTTTTGATATTAGGtacatgttttttcttctttttctaagtttggtttgtgttttattgcatttctttctttttagtcttatttcatttttaatttacactttACAGGGTTTAGCGTGATGTGTTAACACATGAATACATTGTccaatgatcaaatcagggcaaTTTGCATATTCATCACCTGAAACAGTTATTGTCCCTTTGTagtgaaacattcaaaatcttcttgCTGTATCAAAATACGCACCCCATTATCTTTTTACTGTAGTCCTCCCACTGAGcaacagaacaccagaacttaCCCCTTCTGTCCAACTGCATCTTTGCACCCATTTTCCAACCTCTccacatccatttttttttaagattgtatttatttatttgagaggtagagtcacagtgagagggaaagacagagagaaaggtcttccttccactggttcactccccactatggctgcatggccagaactgtgccaatctgaaaccaggagccaggacttctgggtcccccacctgggtgcaggggcccaagcacctggccatcttctactgctttctcaggccatagcagagagctgggactagaaaaggtacagctggtactagaaccagcacccatatgggatgccagccccacaggcggagacttaacccactgtgccacagcgccggcctcaacttCTTGCTATTACTGTGTGAAGTGCTTCTGACTGATCAGGTTCTTCATGGTGACCTTTGGGGTTGAGCATGGAGGTCACCACCCCATAGAAGAGGGAGATGAGTTTGTCTGCAAGGTCCTGCTTGTCTGCCCCCAGGGGGTCCTTGGACTTGGGCTTCCCGTACATGAAGGGGATGGTCCCGTAGAAGACGACCACCACTGTGAGGTGGGCGGAGCAGGTGGAAAAGGCCTTTTTCCTGCCCTCAGCTGATGGGATCCTCAGGATGGTGGTAAGGATGAAGATATGGGAGACAAAGATGAACAGGACAGGGACAGCAAGGAAGATCACGTTGGCCACTGCCATGCTGACCATGTTGATGGAGATGTCAGCACAGCCCAACTTCAGCACAGCCAGCATCTCACAGGTGAAGTGGTTGATGGTGCTGTCCCCACAGAAGGGTAATTGTACTGCAAGAGAGACCTGGACCAGGAAGTTGACGCCACCAGCCACCCAGGAGCCGGCAGCCATGGGCACGTAGGCAGCCTTGCTCATGACCACGGGGTACCTAAGGGGgtggcagatggccacatagcaaTCAAACTATGTCTCTTAACTCTCACTGCAAAGGAATGTTCCTCTAGAACtctagaaaattaaaagaaaacttatcttttaattccacttttccacaaacaaaatatttttggaacCAGTAACCCTGTGTGACAGACTGGTTATGTGTTCTTCAAAATCTGCCTTTTTCTCTTAGCCATGCAATCTGCATCTCGCGCTTCCTCCTGGGAGTGGGACCATGCAAATGAGCTGCAATTGCACAGATACGTTTTGTTAGCAAATAAATatgtagtctttaaaaaaatttcttttgttattcatctgagagaaatagagagggatgacagacagacagggttcccatccactggttcactcccaaaatgtctgccaCAGCCCCTCCACTAGGGCtgaggctggaagccaggaacttaatccaagtctcccccatgggtgtcaggaacccagacTCAAGATCCATCCCTGAtgcctcccagtatctgcatgtgcaggaagctggggtcaggagccagagccaggcactgaactcaggcactccgatCTCTACCGCGTCTTAATGGAAGTTCCCATCCAGCCCTCACTGGCCTTCCTGGACGTAGAAATGGTAACTAAGGTCTGACTGTGCTCTGACCATAACGTTATGTCTGTCTGAGAGGACTCAGCCACTTGTTTTTGCAAAAGTAAATGCCAAAACAATTGGGGCTGGTATcaggcacagcatgttaagccactgcctgccatgtcagcatcccttgtgggcacaggttcaagtcccagctgctccacttccaacccatctccctgctaatgctcctaggaaagcagtggaagatgcctcaagtgcttgggcccctgcacccacgtgggagacccagaagaagctcctggctcctggctttggatcggtgcagctccagctgttgtggccaattgggaagtgaaccagcggatggaagacctctctttctgtgcctctccttctctctctgtttagctctgactttcaaataaataaatctaagagaaagaaagaaagaaagaaagaaagaaagaaagaaagaaagaaagaaagaaagagaaagaaagagagagagaaggaaagaaaggaaagaagaaaaagaaagaaagaaagaaagaaaggaaggaaggaaggaagagaaagaaagaaagaaagaaagaaagaaagaaagaaagaaagaaagaaagaaagaaagaaagaaagaaagagggaggacaGTGGTGgttagcagaggagggggctgggctgggaggactGGGGAGGTGTGAGCCATGAGACATGTTTCTGTTAGGAGGAATAAGTCCAAGAGCTCTATCAGACGTCATGTGACTATCGTGCATAACAACACTTCGTATACATGACAGTTGCCAAGAGGGTAGATTTTAAAGTTCTCACCACAAAGATGGTAAGTATGTAGGTCATGAATACGTTAATcagcttgatttagccattccacattgtgtgtatatatatatatctatatctcaaaacatcatgttgtatgaTATAAACATATGAAATAGCTACTTgccaaaaaatgtttaagaattttTCCTTGTAATGTCTCCTTTATTTGGATAAGccatttcctaaaaaaaaaaaagaaaggaagaaaggaagaaaggaagaaaggaagaaaggaagaaaggaagaaaggaagaaaggaagaaaggaagaaaggaagaaaggaagaaaggaagaaaggaagaaaggaagaaaggaagaaaggaagaaaggaagaaaggaagaaaggaagaaaggaagaaaggaagaaagaaagaaagaaagaaagaaagaaagaaagaaagaaagaaagaaagaaagaaagaaagaaagaaagaaaagatctggAGACTGTGCAGCATTCCAGTCCCTGGCTTCCTCCATGCACCACAAGGGCAACTGTGTCTCTCACCTTCTATTTTTGCGCTATAGAAACCAGTACAGTCGCCCTGCCTTTCATCCAAGCTGGTTTGACTTTGGGTCTCTACTGCTTATAGCTAGAAAATTGCTACCTCATCAAACTGCATAAGCAGGAGCAGGCCCTGGGCCTCGGGCCGGAGAGGCCATTCAGTGGCATCACACAGTAGGCGAGGTGGTAGCCACTCATTTGACCTGTGGGGAATCCGTTTGCAGTTTGGATCCCAGTTAGGAAGGGGCTCTCTATGAGGGCCGTTGACACTCGCTCCCCACTGCTACAGTACAGGACAAGGATTAAGGTGGAGGCCGAGGACGAGGGCAGAAGGGAGCTTTGGAGTCATGAGAGCGGCAGAGCCAAGCCTTGCACGGAGGGACCTCTGACACCACAGCCAGGCCACAGCATTTACCAACGTCTGATGACGAGGAGCAGAGTGACCTCAGCAAGCTCAGCCGGGGCCAGGGAGGTGAGGACCGGCTAAGGTGGGAGCTGGTCTGGCCCGTTCAGCAGAGCCGTGCGCGAAGCGTCTCTTGGACGTGGATGAGTGGGGAGACAGGGAACAGGTGAGGAGCTTTCAACTGAGAGCCCAGCCTCTATACACAGCAAGCGGTAAAGGCTGGTCCTCACGGGAAACAGGGGCGGTGCTAAGAAGAAGACCCCGGGTACTAATTTCTCCCTGTCGAGGAGACAGAAGCTGGCATCAGAGTTCCCGTACATCTTTGTTGGCTTCGTGGACACCACTGCCGACATCTCCACAGGGGACGTGCGTGGAATTCTCATTACGGCCCGTGCGCTCAGCCTACCCTACCCACGATGTTGTCAAGTCCAGAAAGACGGAGGGAAAGAAGCCCCAGGGCCCCTATAGTCCATAGACAACCTTGGCCTTCAAGCAGGTTTGGGGTTCTCTCCCAGGGAAAAGCATCACCTTTCTGAGCCCTCACGTAACCCCTCCAtggaaagccagcagcctggcttTACACAAATCCGTCTGAGCCTAAAGATGGAGGCAAGAGGAAGCTGACCCGTCACCGGGGAAAGCCACCTGGGCATCTCATTTAGCACCTGTATGATGACGGCCTCTCTAGGCACTGCAGACAGACCGGATCCGGAACTAGCAGGCCCCTCTCGAAACATTCCTGGTCCAAAATTAAGTAAGGTCAACTCTAAGTATAATTTTGTGATCAACTAGGATttgttatttgtctatttttttaattgagagacaGATTtgggggagagcgagagagatcatccatctgcttgttcactccccaaatgcccacaatagccagggctgagccaggctgaagccaggaaccaagaacgcAGTCTGGACCTCCTGCGTGGGCGGCAAGGCCCCAGCTACTGGGGCTGCCACGTGCTGCCCCTAGAATCCAGAGCAGGGCGGGGGCTCAGACCAGCAGGCGTCCCTGGCGGAGGCCTCAGCACCGaacaaaatgcctgcccccattttGTGGTAAATTTGAAGTAAATTTTCCCCTTCTGTTAATAAAATTATTCAGCCTCCTTGACTTATTTTCAGTCTATGATTCCTCAACACTAATTATGAAAATGTGGGAATTCTTGAAGTACCTGATCTACAGATTGTTTGAAAGCAATGTTATGTGAATACAACATCTTATCTGTTATTGAAGTTGAGGTAATGTTTCCTTTTATAGGGATTTCAGTgaacaatgaatattttttagagtttttttggTTTGGGTTCTTACAGTGAAGAGTCAACACATTTTCCAGCTCTCAAACATCTTTGTCCTTAAAGAAAAAgtcacagggccggcgctgtggctcacttggttaaccctccgcctgcggcaccggcatcccatatggatgccgggttctggtcccggttgcccctcttccaggccagctctctgctgtggcccgggagtgcagtggaggatggcccaggtgcttgggtcctgcaccccatgggagaccaggaggaagctcctggctcctggcttcggattggcacagcgccggccatagcagccatttgggagtgaaccaacggaaggaagacctttctctctcactgtctataactctacctgccaaataaattaaaaaaaaagaaaaagaaaaagtcacagaTCTCATTGTTGAACCCTCAACGCCAGCAGAGGAAACAGCCCTGTTTAGTCTCTGTTTAGAGAAAAATCATTGTGTAGGAAGTACAAATTCAGATGCACTTCTAGAAGGGAAATAAAAGGAATTTAATTGAGCAAATGCATTTTAGGCAAAGAGTTTTCTCTTTGAACAAGAGGAATTTGGCGAAGTCACCTGCCTTCACATCAGCCAATGAAATGCCGGAGAAGGCTGAGCGCCAGTGATACACGCAGTGTCCACCCAGTGCGCTGAGACTGACTGTTGTCCTCCGGGAGGGGTTGGGCTCCCCCGAGCTGGTGTTGGTGGGGAGATTTTCATGCAGAACATTGCTGAGAAGTGCCCTCGGATCGACCCAGGTGGAGGAGCTGGTGAAGAAACCCGGCTGTGCACGATGAGAACTTGAACTTCTGTGGGGAAGCTCCAGAGCTGGGATGGCTCTTTAGAGAGACATCTGCATTGGAGACAAGCAGACTTGCCATTGACAAATTCCTGGATGCGGCCTGCCCCTGAGGTGGGAATGGGGCTCTGGCTTAGGGAGCTCTCTTTAGTCAAGGGCGGTCCTGCAGAGAGGTTGGCTGCAAGTTGCTGtagccacccccactcccagcagCCGGCGTCACGAAGCCAAAGCCAGCTGCAGCCCTAGGTGAACCAaggccagggccccaggcagcACTCACAGCATCCCCTGTGTGCTCTTAACCAGGACAGTATTTCTCAATGTTGAACATGCATTTGAATCACAAGAAGATTCCAGTGTAGTAGGTCTGCAATGGAACCCAAGATTCTGTATGCTGAGTGAGCTCCCAGGTAATGCTGATATTCTGGTCCCCAGACCACACGGCGAAGAGCTTAGCTCTAAACTCAACTTGCCCTCATCTAGCTTTGTGATTATCGAGTGAGAACCACCATCAAAGGGGGCAGCATTTCTGAGCCACCAGGCTCCTCGCTGCAGTCTTCACGTCCTTGTTCCTGAGGCTGTAGATGATGGGGTTCAGCATGGGGGTCAGAAGTCCGTAGAAGAGGGAGATGAGTTTGTCTGCAAGGTCCTGCTTGTTTGCCCCCAGGGGGTCCTTGGACTTGGGCTTCCCATACATGAAGAGGATGGTCCCGTAGAAGACGACCACCACAGTGAGGTGGGCAGAGCAGGTGGAGAAAGCCTTTTTCCTGCCCTCAGCTGACGGGATCCTCAGGATGGTGGTGAGGATGCACATGTAGGAGATGGAAATGAACAGGACAGGGACCCCCAGGAATATCACGTTGGCCACAACCATGCTGACCACGTTGATGGAGATGTCAGCACAGGCCAACTTCAGCACAGCCAGGATCTCACAGGTGAAGTGGTTGATGACGTTGTCCCCACAGAAGGGTAATTGTACCGCAAGAGAGACCTGGACCAGGGAGTTGACGCCACCAGctgcccaggagccagcagccatgGGCACGTAGGCAGCCTTGCTCATGACCACGGGGTACCTAAGGGGgtggcagatggccacatagcgatcAAACGCCATCATGCCCAGGAGCACACACTCTGTGGCTCCCATGGCAAAGGAGAGGAACATCTGGACGGCACAGCCTAAGAAGGAGATGGTTTTCCTGGGGGTCAGGAAGCCATTCAGGACCAGTGGGACCGAGGAGGTGGTGTAGCACACGTcgaggagggagaggtggcccaggaagaagtacatgggcgtgTGCAGGCGGGCGTCCAGGGTGGTCACCAGAAGGAGGACCCCGTTGCCCAGCAGGATTACCAGGTACGTGGACAGGATGAGCACGAAGAACGTCTTCTCCAGCGCTGGGTGGGCTGAGAGGCCCAGCAGGACAAATTCTGTCACCATAGACTGGTTGGCTGCTCCCATGTCAAACTCCTTCTTTCATGCCTGGCAacagtgaaagacagaaagtGCATGTTTCTGTTTGACGGCTTGCTTGAGTCAACGCGTCTCCGGAGTTACAAAcgaacttgggcccctacatgcaGCTACAAAACCAAGTTGTCTGGAGGCCGGGCTTGCAGCTGACCTTGGCAATCTAATGAAACTTGATAAAACACAAGACGCTCTGGGTAATGAATGAATGATGCTGTCTAAAGCACCAGCCGATGTCTACATGCGCTGTGTCCAGCACCTTGTAGGGAGGCAGGGGCCTCTGGGTAACCCTGTTTTTGCTGTAGAGTTGGAGACCTCAAGCTATCAGAGCTCAGTGACCCTGGTTCTTGAGGTCACACGGGCCACTCCTCTGAATCTGGTTTCTCCCCTCCCAGTAAGTTTCTGTTCTAATTTGACTCCCCACCCAGATCGTCTTGCAGGGAGAGAATGGACTGGCTTGGAAATGTAAAGTTTCCAAGGTCTTACCTCTTAGTGTCTGGTTTATACCGCAGTCTTTTGTGAGTGTAGTGGATGTAAATTAGTTCGTCTGCTCTTGACTCTCTTCTTTGCATAACCTGAACAAACAATTTCTGCAGCCTAGAACCTGGAGTTCCCACCAGAGTGACCAGAAATCGAGAGAAGGACTCCCGTGTTTCCTCCTGTAGCCACACCTGACCATGGCATCTTCGTTGCCCTGGGACTTGGTGAGAGGGACAGAATCTTACTTGACTGCTAGAACCCACTCATAATTCATACCTCCAGCTTGGGTTGGGTGGGGTCTGTTACCAGTCATGAAGTGGAGGGTGGTTGCCAGAGTGAGTCTCATGGGttcttagtatagaaataaaaggtCAGAAAACAatttgcagagagacagaaacttttatttgattggcaagcgtCTGGTCAgagaggagaccaggcagagtgcCTGAGGGGGACACTGGCTTTGGGGAAGTGTCCCGAGTTTTTAGGGCATTACTATTTACTCACTGGGTCATCCTACCAGGGCGGTGCCCATTGGACAGCGGCTTCACGTTTGtttgttgattggcttggggctcaaggAGATAGATAGTGGGGATCTCCTGGAGACTGTCTGTCTCcactcctctgctagctctgggtggaagattgtAACTAACTTGAAGGCATGGTTTAAAACCgcaaggtcacacaagatagccAGGGTCTCGTGGAGCCAGTCCAACTCTCCCCAGGTGCTCAGCCCATTCCCCTGCCAGCTGTGGGTGAAAgcttgcacccacctggaaggTGTGATTTAAGGCTGCAAAGTCACACATGCGGCACAAGAAGCTATTAGTGGAGGAGAAGCCAGTTtgctggagacaggctttccagccgcAGCCGGCAGCTTGCTGGTGAAAGACATTCCACCTACACCTGAAGGGGCccccagactcccagccccactggctggCCTCAGGGTCATGAGCCACACTCACCTCAATTCCAGGGAGAGAAGCTATCCCTTGCCACGTGGAGAGTTTTGCAGACATGTTCAGATGACATTGACTCAACCTCCCAGAACGCCAAAGTCTGCACTGTCCATCATCACAATTTTACTGTCAGAGGGAGTTGGAACTCCAGATATCATCCAGCCTGCCGCAGGAAGCCCAAGATGGCCTGGAGCTGGTGGCCTAGTAGCTACCCACGTGCGGACGAGAAGTGCTGAGTTCTGCGTAGGCGCTGGGCCAGCAGCTGAGCAGCCAGCTGGGACCCCTACGCTCCATGTCGCAGtccctgggttcatgtcctgcctgggctcctgactccagcttccag from Oryctolagus cuniculus chromosome 1, mOryCun1.1, whole genome shotgun sequence includes these protein-coding regions:
- the LOC108175373 gene encoding olfactory receptor 13C7 produces the protein MGAANQSMVTEFVLLGLSAHPALEKTFFVLILSTYLVILLGNGVLLLVTTLDARLHTPMYFFLGHLSLLDVCYTTSSVPLVLNGFLTPRKTISFLGCAVQMFLSFAMGATECVLLGMMAFDRYVAICHPLRYPVVMSKAAYVPMAAGSWAAGGVNSLVQVSLAVQLPFCGDNVINHFTCEILAVLKLACADISINVVSMVVANVIFLGVPVLFISISYMCILTTILRIPSAEGRKKAFSTCSAHLTVVVVFYGTILFMYGKPKSKDPLGANKQDLADKLISLFYGLLTPMLNPIIYSLRNKDVKTAARSLVAQKCCPL
- the LOC103348033 gene encoding olfactory receptor 13C7-like, whose translation is MRIPRTSPVEMSAVVSTKPTKMYGNSDASFCLLDREKLVPGVFFLAPPLFPFDCYVAICHPLRYPVVMSKAAYVPMAAGSWVAGGVNFLVQVSLAVQLPFCGDSTINHFTCEMLAVLKLGCADISINMVSMAVANVIFLAVPVLFIFVSHIFILTTILRIPSAEGRKKAFSTCSAHLTVVVVFYGTIPFMYGKPKSKDPLGADKQDLADKLISLFYGVVTSMLNPKGHHEEPDQSEALHTVIARS